In the genome of Brachypodium distachyon strain Bd21 chromosome 3, Brachypodium_distachyon_v3.0, whole genome shotgun sequence, the window TTCTCGGGGTTCGAtcgaagccggcggcgacgaagaggCGGCGCAAGGtggcagccggcggcggaagcCGCTGGGGGATCGCTAAGGCGGTCGCTGAATACCTCGCATCCGACTCCTACATGTACGCGCCGCTGGTTTCCGACCctcagcagccgccgccacctccagcagcagcgcccGCGACAGGCTCTCCTGGTTAGTTATTGATTCATCATTCCTAATCCTTCCTGCCCTCTGGTAATTTAGGGCCGGTGCTAGATTCCATCTCAGACAAATGGTGTCTGTGCCCCAGATTTACATACCGAACTTAAGATTGGGTACAACACCATCAACTCCGCTAACAGCGGGTAAATAAGTTGGGACTGTCTATTCCTTGAGTCATGCAGTTTCACGTTTGTACACCTAAAAAATAGAGTAAAAACGAAAGTTACACACAATTTTTTGTGCAACTTTTACTTCTCCCTTGACCAAAACAGCTGGCTGTAGAGAAAAACTGAAACTCGAAGAAGagattactccctccgtttcataatttgtCTCaaaatggacgtatctattcctaaaaagtgtcacatacatgtaatatttcggcaagaattatggaacggagggagtagatgttatcggggaaaaaaaacagaagagatCACAACGATGTACATTTTTTCTCAAGTGAGCTACCGTGGGCATTTGCCAGCCTGAACCATTTCAATTAAATGAACGAATCATGGCAGAACTAAAAACACTGGCAGCAAAGGGCAAAAAATTCTTGTAGGTTGATCGCAACAGTAGAGCATATGAGAATTCAGTTGTTTTTGGTTACCTGTAAGATAATTTAGAGCATCTGAAGTCAAATTTCACGGGCTTTCGGATGATCAGTAATCCAGTATAGCATATGAACAGGTTGCATTCCGCTGTTTATCCTATAGAGATGGCTAAACAGTGTAGGTTTACAAAGCAATCCAATTAGTCGGAACTAAAAGAGTTGCAATTAACCATCCTAACTTacttatttttccttttgcctGTTCTGCTTTAGATGCTCTcttaagaaaataaaactgcCAACAGCATTACACCGTGTTATGTATCCAAATTATGTGCAGTCTTAAAACCTTGAGTTAAACCATCATTGCTCAAGGCATTGTTCTTTAGTCCATTTCGATGAGAAGACATACTGGTTTAATTCTTAATGTCAATCTACCTCAAGGCATTGTTCACTTAGTCTATTTCGATGAGAAGACATACTGGTTTAATTCTTAATGTCAATCTACCTTTGTTTTCACTTCACAATATGTTGTTGTGCTACTTCTGCAGAGAAAGAAGTAACCCTGGTGCAAAAATACAGAGGCTCTTGGCGCAGTACATTTGCTGCCTGCTAGAAGCATTTATGCAGATGCTGGAGTTGTTAACCAAGGTGTAGTCTCTTAGCATAGGCGTCAAGCTTTACTGTCAGTCATTTTATTCTCTGTTCTGTTAATGCATATGTGATGTGTCTTACCTTTGTTCTGGAGCTGCTGCCTCCGAGAAAGGCTAACAAGTTAATGCTGGGATCATGTGTAACTATCTGTACCTTGTCTTGTCTCTTCGCTAATTCAGCCAGACCAATCAAGTGTGTCAAGAATGTTCTGCTACTTCGCCTTCTTTTCTGTGTTATACTAGTACTATGCTATTCTCTATTgatgatgtactccctccgatcctaaattattgtctcaaatttgcccaaatatgaatgtatctattcataaaaagtgtctagatacatgtaatgtttcgaCAACAAATTAGAATCGGAGGTAGGAGCATAATTCCTCTAATTTCTTCTGTTCTATCTATCCATCTTTGTGCCTGAGAAGTGCTACTGCATTCTCTACTATCATATATTGATTCAGGGTCGGTGCTAGTCAGGATGTTCTTGCAATGATTGTTGGGCCTTGCTGAGTTGCCTGGTTGGTCCCACTAGtgatttctgtttttgtttttctggttGCTTCATGGCATTAGTCAAAGATGCTTCGTCATTAGGCATATCTGGCTATCAGTATTTTCTGTACAGTAACATCCATACATGACTGTTGTGACTAGTGACTACCCATAACTGAGAGCCTGAGACCCAAAGTAGCTATATCCAGTGGAATTGGAAGTTTATAGGTTTGGATATAAACTAGACGCGCCTTCTGGGCCGGCTATGCCACTTTTTAATCGAATTGATGAGCTTTGTCTGATCACGCAAGGATTCCCCATTTACCTGTCTGCAGGGTACAGCCATCCGTGGGTCTGTGGCGATCTGTTGTTTGTTAAGGCTTGCTGATCCCAAATTAGGTGATGATCTTTCGCACTTGAAGACTTGTCATCAACTTCCTTTCCACTATCCTTGTGCCTTTGTCGCTTGGAGGTTCATTGACTGATTGACTCTTCCTTGGCATAAAGTTTCAAAACCTTTTAGCATCAACTTGATTTCACCCTCCAATTTTTCCATCTTGTCATTGAAGGTGATCCAATTGCACCGTAAAAAAGAGCTGCCTTATGCCGCGAAACCTAGAGAGAAGAACCACGCGATGGCTGAATCCTACGCTCAATCATCAAGACGAAATAACAAAACACTAATTCGACGTGGCATAGCTCAGAATACGGCCCATCTGACCTCACTACAGACATAACAAAGCTGGTATATAGAGTTGTTAACTGGAGAAGTAGGGATATGATATATTTGAGATCATCTGTCTCCTGTCATTGTTCCATCTTAACATTGAACTGCTGTTCAAAGAGGACTAAACTTCAAGTTTGTCGGCTCCGCCGACGACACGTCTTTTCAAGTTTCAACCTCTACATGCTGATCAGTTTCATTGGCTTGCTTTCATTTTTAATATTGTGCTGTTCATCATGTTGTCATATTACTGTTCGTCAGAATTTCCATTAATTCTTCTATGGGCGAaacaatcatgcatgcatctctgGAAATATATGAATGGAATGGCTGGCCCTCTTTGCTGAGATCGAGCCTGGCAGCAAACCTGATTGCCAGCGTAAAACTGTTGCACCTTCCCTTGCTCTATTATTCCCGTTCATTTTTGTCGCTTGATCATCAACCTCATGTCATCAGTCATCACTCACCACAAGCCAGTGCTTTTGCTCAGTCCCATCACTAATGCTTTTCCCTGATGAACCTGCGAAGCATTTCTAGTGTTCTAGAGCGGTTGGTAGCACAGATTAGAAAGGGGGAgagaaaaacacacacacacacacaaggaACTTTAGCCATAGCTGTTGGGCCACTTCCATCATTGCTCTGGCCGGGATGTAACTTGTGTTTGGGTCTGATAAGGTTAGCCGCACGGGGACTACTCATGAGGACAAGTGCGTgcatggacaattatgagatAGATCCGTGGTCTAAAGTTCTAAACATCGTTGAATACGACCACCGGGCGtgtgatggatggatggatggtgTTGGACCTTATCAGAGAATTAGAAGTAGTACATTCCAGTCTGCTAGCTGCAGCCTGGGATGGATCATGGCTGCAGGCGCTAATTAACGAAGGATCGATGGCGATGCGGACGTGTGTGAGGCTTTGATTAGCGGGTGGTCCGGCAACGGCGTGAGGAAGAAATCCACACGGGTATAGTAGGGGAGCTGGGGTCGAGCTGAGCTGAGAATTGGTTGGAACAGAAGAAGAGGACCAGCCACATGCGTGCACATGGCCAGAATGCCCCCACATTCGCATGTCGCTTGCGGCTGGATTtggatatgcatgcatgcatgcaactctGATATAATCTTGGTGGTGAATCTGATTGAATGAATGTACGCCTGCTGCCTGTATGCTGAAAAGGAAGTGAGGTTCTTCCAGGAGGCCAAGATCAAATGCCTCCCTGCTCCTGCAATTTGAGGAGGagctatatactccctccgttccataattcttgccgaaatattacatgtatctagacactttttagaaatagatacattcatatttggataagtttgagaaaagaattatggaacggagggagtacatacgAGTACTTAATTTGTTGGTTATATGTACTGGGAAGTTGTTACATACATGTCTGGTACCACAAACTAACTGACTTTGTTTTACAGGAACGGTGCAGCATGTGTATTGAAGTTTAATTTGGTTTCTTTCATGTGAACCCATTTCTGATAAGTGTGGTATACTCACGTCAGAAAAGATCAATGTGATGCATGCAATCATTGTAAGATCTTGAATTTATTAATTGCACCGATCGAAATGAGGCTATTGTAGCTCTCCTCACCCCAGATGGATCCCTGTTGAAACTACCGGTTGGTCGAGCTGCTCAAGACGCAGGAACAGTCCTGTGATGCtttgtttgcttttgctttCTGCTGCTGCAAGGCGTCATTACTT includes:
- the LOC104583716 gene encoding uncharacterized protein LOC104583716 translates to MEKKDLLGVRSKPAATKRRRKVAAGGGSRWGIAKAVAEYLASDSYMYAPLVSDPQQPPPPPAAAPATGSPEKEVTLVQKYRGSWRSTFAAC